One segment of Akkermansiaceae bacterium DNA contains the following:
- a CDS encoding DUF3109 family protein: protein MSKKNTAYQKTAGILAAQLREAQVDHEAFEQRIKPCELANCRATCCHDGVYLSPEEAEGIEAILDQHGEKLAEYGLSLPTEPVVAVRGGKSWKTATRIVEDGELATDFPDHFPTTRCVFLDREGRCGIQRLSMELGRQPWFDKPLTCWIHPIVVMPANHSRSRPLLTLVAPDNDPQKTEGYPGFASCTHCGRPDEDGKKARQVLAAELEMLGEISGRDILGELNAQPSRTAL, encoded by the coding sequence GTGAGCAAGAAGAACACCGCGTATCAAAAAACAGCTGGAATACTGGCTGCGCAGCTGCGCGAGGCTCAGGTGGATCATGAGGCTTTCGAACAGAGGATAAAACCGTGTGAATTGGCAAATTGCCGGGCGACGTGCTGTCACGATGGCGTGTATCTGTCACCGGAAGAGGCGGAAGGCATTGAAGCCATCCTGGATCAGCATGGGGAGAAACTCGCAGAGTATGGATTGTCATTACCCACGGAACCCGTGGTCGCGGTAAGGGGAGGGAAGTCATGGAAGACCGCTACGCGTATCGTTGAAGACGGGGAATTGGCTACCGATTTCCCGGATCATTTTCCAACAACGAGATGTGTTTTTCTGGATCGCGAAGGGCGGTGCGGCATTCAGCGTTTATCGATGGAGCTGGGTAGGCAGCCGTGGTTTGATAAACCACTGACCTGTTGGATTCATCCGATTGTGGTGATGCCGGCAAACCACAGTCGGTCAAGGCCTCTGCTGACCCTGGTTGCACCCGATAATGACCCACAAAAAACGGAAGGGTATCCAGGCTTCGCGTCATGCACCCATTGTGGTCGACCAGATGAGGATGGAAAAAAAGCCCGGCAGGTATTGGCTGCCGAGCTTGAAATGTTAGGTGAAATATCGGGACGGGATATACTCGGGGAGTTGAATGCTCAGCCGAGTAGGACAGCTTTGTAA
- a CDS encoding TetR/AcrR family transcriptional regulator: MPGRPKHFDENHALEQAMELFWEKGYDCTGIRDLENTLGIGRQSIYNTFGDKRSLFIKAFHHYAQSRSGAMISILQQDGSAEEKIDHFFTTLINAQCSDKRSGCLLANSVSSSIQADPEAAAIVNNSLKRLHQALSACLEAIAPDATERKKTAWLLVNTAQGLCILSKSGLSKNILNGIKNQTLSLFFHVTNHPA, from the coding sequence ATGCCTGGACGCCCGAAACATTTTGATGAAAACCATGCCCTGGAACAAGCGATGGAGCTGTTCTGGGAGAAGGGATACGATTGCACGGGTATCCGCGATCTCGAGAATACTCTCGGGATCGGCCGCCAGAGTATCTACAACACCTTTGGTGACAAACGCAGCTTGTTCATCAAAGCCTTCCACCACTACGCCCAGAGTAGAAGTGGTGCCATGATCTCCATCTTGCAACAAGACGGATCGGCTGAGGAAAAAATCGACCATTTCTTTACCACGCTGATCAACGCACAATGCAGCGACAAGCGCTCGGGCTGCCTGCTGGCCAATAGCGTCAGCAGCTCCATCCAGGCGGACCCTGAAGCCGCGGCCATCGTCAATAACTCCCTGAAACGCCTCCATCAGGCGCTTTCCGCCTGTCTCGAAGCAATAGCTCCTGATGCCACTGAACGAAAAAAAACCGCCTGGTTGTTGGTCAACACAGCGCAAGGACTCTGCATCCTTTCCAAGTCGGGACTATCAAAAAACATCCTCAACGGCATCAAAAACCAAACCCTCTCACTCTTCTTCCATGTAACCAATCACCCCGCGTAA
- a CDS encoding carboxymuconolactone decarboxylase family protein has translation MNNTIFTAETAPEKSRPLLEGVKNKMGMVPNILGGMAVAPATLQAYIGLSGAFAQTSLSPAEQQVVALSISHVNGCDYCMAAHTTMAKGAGVAQEVVDAVRNGTALEPKLEALRTFALRMQESKGHLEAGELDAFLGAGYSEAQAYEVIVGIALKVITNYSNRLLNTPVDAAFAANAWKKPSCETACGCSA, from the coding sequence ATGAACAACACCATATTCACCGCCGAAACAGCACCCGAAAAAAGCCGCCCTCTGCTCGAAGGGGTTAAAAATAAAATGGGCATGGTCCCTAACATTCTAGGTGGAATGGCTGTCGCACCAGCCACCCTCCAAGCCTACATCGGACTGTCAGGAGCCTTTGCCCAGACCTCCCTGAGCCCGGCCGAACAGCAGGTCGTGGCACTCTCCATCAGTCACGTCAATGGCTGCGACTACTGCATGGCAGCCCACACCACGATGGCCAAAGGCGCTGGTGTCGCCCAGGAGGTAGTGGATGCTGTCCGCAACGGCACAGCACTTGAGCCCAAGCTCGAAGCTCTCCGCACCTTTGCCCTCCGCATGCAGGAATCCAAAGGCCATCTCGAAGCGGGTGAACTGGATGCTTTTCTCGGAGCCGGCTACAGCGAAGCCCAGGCCTACGAAGTCATCGTGGGCATTGCGCTCAAGGTGATCACCAACTACAGCAACCGCCTGCTCAACACTCCTGTTGACGCCGCCTTTGCCGCCAATGCATGGAAAAAGCCAAGCTGTGAAACTGCCTGCGGGTGCAGTGCCTAG
- a CDS encoding 30S ribosomal protein S1, with product MTATAELESLIDSKFRVFEEGSVVNGTIIAIKPQVVLVDIGYKSEGAIPSSEFEDEEIEVGDEVEVLLMKLENDEGMVVLSKEKAAHRKNWEKIVAVYHEGGLVKGKIKSAVKGGLMVNVGVEAFLPGSQVDIIPPKDLNEYVGKVYEFKIVKVNDERKNIVLSRREVIESERAEMRQNFLQSVKVGDKVEGQVKNITDFGAFVDLQGMDGLLHVTDMSWGRISHPSALLHIGQILEVLILDVDRDKERVSLGLKQMEENPWEDIEARYPIGTEVTGKVTKLLPYGAFIEMESGVEGLVHVSELSWVKRINRPSDVLELDQEIKAVVLGISIEEQKISLGVRQLEVNPWDELEAKYPIGATVKGEVRNLTPYGAFLGMEEGIDGMIHVSDLSWTRKINHPSEVIKKGDEVEAIVLSIDKENQRVSLGVKQLDGDPWSEIENSFKVGDLVKGSVAKIASFGAFVNLENDIDGLIHISQLSEDHVEKVKDVIKVGDEIEARVIKVDKVERRIGLSIKAVNYDPEQLEKESASFETLRPSGDLVGLEHAFNLASTGSSEEWSPSSDKK from the coding sequence ATGACTGCTACAGCAGAACTGGAATCTTTGATCGACTCAAAGTTCCGCGTATTCGAAGAAGGATCCGTTGTCAACGGAACCATTATCGCTATCAAACCCCAGGTTGTCCTCGTGGACATCGGATACAAATCCGAGGGGGCCATCCCATCCTCCGAATTTGAAGACGAGGAAATCGAAGTAGGTGACGAAGTCGAAGTGCTTCTCATGAAACTCGAGAACGACGAGGGAATGGTCGTGCTTTCCAAAGAGAAAGCCGCACACCGCAAGAACTGGGAAAAAATCGTCGCCGTTTACCACGAAGGTGGACTCGTCAAAGGCAAGATCAAGAGCGCTGTCAAAGGCGGCCTGATGGTCAACGTCGGTGTCGAAGCATTCCTTCCCGGCTCGCAGGTCGACATCATCCCGCCCAAGGACCTCAACGAATACGTTGGCAAGGTTTACGAATTTAAAATCGTCAAGGTCAACGACGAGCGTAAGAACATCGTTCTTTCCCGCCGTGAAGTGATCGAGAGCGAGCGTGCTGAAATGCGCCAGAACTTCCTCCAGTCCGTCAAGGTGGGCGACAAGGTGGAGGGGCAGGTCAAGAACATCACCGACTTCGGTGCATTCGTCGACCTTCAAGGCATGGACGGCCTGCTTCACGTCACCGACATGAGCTGGGGGCGTATCAGCCACCCGTCCGCCCTTCTCCACATCGGCCAGATACTCGAGGTGCTTATCCTCGACGTCGACCGCGACAAGGAGCGAGTCTCCCTCGGCCTCAAGCAAATGGAGGAAAACCCATGGGAAGACATCGAAGCCCGTTACCCGATCGGCACCGAAGTCACCGGAAAGGTCACCAAGCTTCTTCCCTACGGTGCATTCATCGAGATGGAAAGCGGTGTCGAAGGACTTGTCCACGTCTCCGAACTCTCCTGGGTCAAGCGGATCAACCGCCCGAGCGACGTGCTCGAACTCGACCAGGAAATCAAGGCCGTTGTGCTCGGTATCAGCATCGAGGAACAGAAGATCTCCCTCGGCGTACGCCAGCTCGAAGTCAACCCATGGGACGAACTCGAAGCCAAGTACCCAATCGGTGCAACCGTCAAGGGCGAGGTGCGCAACCTCACACCTTACGGCGCGTTCCTCGGTATGGAGGAAGGTATCGACGGTATGATCCACGTGTCCGACCTCTCATGGACCCGCAAGATCAACCATCCGTCCGAGGTCATCAAGAAGGGCGACGAGGTCGAGGCTATCGTGCTCAGCATCGACAAGGAAAACCAGCGTGTTTCCCTTGGTGTCAAGCAGCTTGACGGCGACCCATGGTCGGAAATCGAAAACAGCTTCAAGGTGGGTGATCTCGTTAAGGGATCGGTTGCCAAGATCGCCAGCTTCGGTGCCTTTGTGAACCTTGAGAACGACATCGACGGCCTCATCCACATCTCGCAACTCAGCGAGGACCATGTGGAGAAGGTCAAGGATGTTATCAAGGTGGGCGACGAAATCGAAGCCCGCGTCATCAAGGTGGACAAAGTCGAGCGTCGCATCGGTCTTTCCATCAAGGCAGTCAACTACGACCCAGAGCAACTCGAGAAAGAGTCCGCCAGCTTCGAGACCCTGCGTCCGTCTGGTGACCTCGTTGGTCTCGAGCACGCCTTCAACCTCGCATCCACTGGATCATCCGAGGAATGGAGCCCGAGCTCTGACAAGAAGTAA
- a CDS encoding transposase, with translation MARPIRIEYEGAMYHVMCRGNNGRDIFFGDDGCKKFLDTLDEACIRSGWLVHAYVLMGNHYHMMLETPEGNLVDGMKWFQGTYTQRINAWQGRRGHLYQGRYKAQLINSEQRDENYFQVVSDYIHLNPARAGMTGEGKRWERLRDYPWSSVDLYCGWKAKRPSWLVVDKVLESYSFKDNTAGRESYGKYMDARGEEVQGAEPGIGYEELRRGWCLGDGGFRQRMLDKAESVLKDKKRESLMGAAVREHGEAEAVKLLDEGMEKLGLEPEQLEGMLKLSPEKQALAAWLATQTLVGTEWIAGMLHMGHRSNVSAAKKWARETKEGRTWLLKLG, from the coding sequence ATGGCGCGACCGATAAGGATAGAATACGAAGGAGCGATGTATCATGTGATGTGTCGCGGCAACAACGGACGAGACATTTTCTTTGGTGATGATGGGTGTAAAAAATTCCTCGATACCCTCGACGAGGCGTGCATACGATCAGGCTGGTTAGTGCATGCCTATGTGCTGATGGGCAACCATTACCACATGATGCTGGAGACGCCCGAGGGGAACCTTGTGGACGGGATGAAATGGTTTCAAGGCACCTACACACAGAGGATCAACGCATGGCAGGGAAGGCGTGGGCATCTTTACCAGGGGCGTTACAAGGCACAGCTCATTAACAGCGAGCAACGCGACGAGAACTATTTTCAAGTCGTCTCTGATTACATCCATCTCAATCCTGCTAGAGCGGGGATGACAGGTGAGGGCAAACGCTGGGAGAGGTTGCGCGACTATCCATGGAGCAGTGTCGATTTGTATTGTGGCTGGAAGGCTAAACGCCCGAGCTGGCTGGTGGTGGACAAGGTGTTGGAAAGTTACAGCTTCAAAGACAACACCGCGGGACGCGAGTCTTACGGCAAGTATATGGACGCGCGTGGAGAGGAGGTGCAGGGAGCGGAGCCTGGTATCGGCTACGAGGAGCTGAGGCGTGGCTGGTGTCTTGGAGACGGAGGCTTCAGGCAAAGAATGTTAGATAAGGCGGAGAGTGTCTTGAAGGATAAAAAGCGTGAAAGCCTTATGGGTGCAGCGGTAAGAGAACACGGAGAGGCGGAGGCTGTCAAACTGCTTGATGAAGGAATGGAGAAGCTCGGTCTAGAGCCAGAGCAACTGGAAGGCATGTTGAAACTCTCGCCTGAAAAACAGGCGTTGGCCGCTTGGCTTGCTACGCAAACGCTGGTGGGAACCGAGTGGATCGCAGGAATGCTCCATATGGGCCATAGGAGTAATGTCAGCGCGGCCAAAAAATGGGCGCGCGAAACAAAGGAAGGGCGCACGTGGTTGCTCAAGCTGGGATAG
- a CDS encoding SUMF1/EgtB/PvdO family nonheme iron enzyme translates to MCRLLFLLLSLSLCLQTLAAPPVITNVRASQRPGTKLVDIYYDLSDADGDLQEIRVQVSGDGGLTYTIPASTFTGAYGLGVSLGVNRHVVWNAGADWDGNFMDTTKVRVTAFDGTTPPAPPGMAYIPPGQFQMGDTFQEGDSDERPLHMVTVSGFFMELKEVTYQLWSDVSTWSRLHGYNFSGPQGAALQPEQAVTSLSWYSAVRWCNARSEMEGLEPVYYLDASLTEIMRSQSGSIWHAHMHPTANGYRLPTEAEWERAARGGLHGKRYPNGNSIALDDENFLGSGDPWESFDPPVSPPAQYAPNGFGIFDLGGNVSEHCFDLYGSDFYGSDENIDPTGPSTASVKINNSGSRAHVARGGNFRGAPDSARVAGRFWTDSPNWSEFVGLRCARSVAPNP, encoded by the coding sequence ATGTGCCGATTACTATTCCTCCTGTTGTCTCTTTCTCTTTGTTTGCAGACCCTCGCTGCGCCACCAGTCATTACCAATGTCCGGGCTTCCCAAAGGCCGGGGACGAAGCTGGTGGATATTTATTACGACTTGTCTGATGCGGATGGCGACTTGCAGGAGATTCGAGTCCAGGTTTCAGGTGATGGTGGTTTGACCTACACGATTCCTGCTTCCACTTTCACAGGTGCCTATGGGCTAGGGGTCTCTCTCGGGGTCAATCGTCATGTCGTGTGGAATGCTGGAGCCGACTGGGACGGCAACTTCATGGATACCACAAAGGTCCGTGTCACCGCATTTGATGGTACAACCCCGCCAGCGCCTCCAGGGATGGCTTACATCCCGCCAGGCCAGTTTCAGATGGGTGATACCTTTCAGGAAGGTGATAGCGATGAACGGCCACTCCACATGGTGACTGTGTCCGGTTTCTTCATGGAGTTGAAGGAGGTGACGTATCAATTATGGAGCGACGTCTCGACTTGGTCCCGCCTACATGGATACAATTTTTCTGGGCCTCAAGGCGCAGCGCTGCAACCTGAGCAGGCGGTAACCTCTCTCTCATGGTACAGTGCTGTGCGGTGGTGCAACGCTAGATCTGAGATGGAAGGATTAGAGCCGGTCTACTACCTTGATGCCTCCTTAACGGAAATAATGAGATCCCAATCAGGAAGTATTTGGCACGCCCACATGCATCCGACGGCCAATGGATACCGACTACCGACGGAGGCGGAGTGGGAGCGCGCTGCGCGAGGTGGACTTCATGGGAAACGGTATCCAAACGGAAATAGCATCGCGCTTGATGATGAGAATTTCCTTGGAAGCGGCGACCCCTGGGAGTCTTTCGACCCGCCGGTCTCGCCACCTGCTCAGTACGCCCCTAATGGCTTCGGAATCTTTGATTTGGGAGGTAATGTCTCCGAACACTGCTTCGATCTCTACGGAAGCGATTTCTATGGGTCAGACGAGAACATTGACCCAACCGGTCCGTCAACTGCTTCGGTGAAGATCAACAACAGTGGATCTAGAGCCCACGTCGCGCGTGGAGGGAACTTCCGAGGTGCACCCGATTCCGCTCGAGTTGCGGGACGATTTTGGACGGACTCCCCAAACTGGAGTGAGTTTGTCGGGCTTCGATGCGCTCGAAGCGTGGCCCCTAATCCGTAA
- a CDS encoding SUMF1/EgtB/PvdO family nonheme iron enzyme — protein MYRLICLLLPLSLCLQTLAAPPVINNVRASQRPGTKLVDIYYDLSDADGDLQLVQVAASSDAGLTYGIPCVTLTGAVGANVSQGTNRHIVWNAGADWDGNWVAQCRVRVTAHDGTTPPAPPGMVYIPPGPFQMGDNLDDGSTDELPVHTVQLSGYFMDKKEVTKELWEQVKAWGNNNGYSIAGGAAKASGHPVYGVNWYNAAIWCNARSAREGLTPCYYTDEAQTIIYKGGSVNLTNTMVKWSANGYRLPTEAEWEKAARGGRTGQRFPHGNTISHSDANFANSGNEPYQSGTTGFHPAYVPYSPFTSPAGSFPQNDYGLFDMAGNVPEWVWDWYDGAFYGNSDSLNDPVGPQTGSSRAIRSADWRDYATNCRCSDRYALIPSSSSWNTNSPRRLGFRAVRK, from the coding sequence ATGTACCGATTGATATGCCTCCTGTTGCCTCTTTCTCTTTGTTTGCAGACTCTTGCTGCGCCACCAGTCATTAACAATGTCCGTGCTTCACAGAGGCCGGGGACAAAGTTGGTGGATATTTATTATGACCTGTCTGATGCCGATGGTGACTTGCAGTTAGTGCAGGTGGCCGCATCATCGGACGCTGGCCTGACTTACGGGATTCCCTGTGTGACGCTGACTGGTGCGGTGGGAGCCAATGTTAGCCAAGGCACAAACAGGCACATTGTTTGGAATGCGGGTGCCGACTGGGATGGCAACTGGGTGGCCCAGTGCAGAGTCCGAGTGACGGCGCATGACGGCACGACTCCGCCGGCTCCTCCTGGGATGGTATATATTCCACCAGGGCCGTTTCAGATGGGGGATAATCTCGATGATGGATCAACAGATGAGCTTCCAGTTCACACAGTTCAGCTCAGTGGCTACTTCATGGATAAGAAGGAGGTGACCAAAGAATTATGGGAGCAAGTCAAGGCATGGGGGAATAATAATGGCTACTCAATCGCTGGAGGTGCTGCCAAGGCAAGCGGTCATCCTGTGTATGGGGTAAATTGGTATAACGCGGCAATATGGTGCAATGCTAGGTCGGCAAGGGAAGGGCTGACTCCGTGTTATTACACGGATGAAGCACAGACGATTATTTACAAGGGAGGCTCAGTCAACCTAACAAATACCATGGTAAAGTGGAGTGCTAATGGATACCGCTTGCCCACAGAAGCGGAGTGGGAAAAGGCCGCTAGAGGAGGCAGAACTGGACAACGGTTCCCTCATGGAAACACTATAAGCCACTCAGATGCAAATTTTGCCAATAGCGGGAACGAGCCTTATCAGTCAGGAACTACCGGTTTCCATCCGGCATATGTCCCCTACTCCCCGTTTACCTCGCCAGCTGGTTCATTTCCGCAAAACGACTATGGCCTTTTCGATATGGCAGGCAACGTTCCTGAATGGGTTTGGGATTGGTACGATGGAGCATTTTATGGAAACTCTGATAGTCTAAATGACCCCGTAGGTCCCCAAACGGGTTCAAGTCGGGCGATACGTTCCGCCGACTGGAGAGACTATGCGACAAATTGTCGATGCTCAGATCGGTATGCCCTTATCCCTTCGTCAAGCAGCTGGAATACTAACAGTCCCCGCCGTCTTGGTTTCCGAGCCGTCCGTAAGTAA
- a CDS encoding IS66 family transposase: MSRRYGINIPRNTMSHWMEVGADLLQPLWKLLVSDLRKSSYVKADETPIDYLSPGHGSTRKGYLWLYQNPAHNTIVYDWQTGRDSSCLAAILGNAYEEDTFRGILQSDGHGAYNKWAGDNEGITQSGCWTHARRKFYDNWRKTPACGKDPAPHPATLPDRGKYKDSAPEVRKYYRRRQSRLITKRLHHLITKVKNKHLPKSGLGGAAAYALNQWSKLIVYLHHGEVHIDNNSVERGVRPTKIGIKNWLFIGGGETGWRSAVLYTMVENCRILGKDPYAHLKWVFEKLLTMTNQDDLHKLLPAAWVKTLDEEKEAAA; encoded by the coding sequence ATGTCGCGTCGCTACGGCATCAACATCCCCCGCAACACCATGAGCCACTGGATGGAAGTCGGCGCAGACCTCCTCCAGCCCCTCTGGAAACTCCTCGTCAGCGACCTCCGGAAAAGCAGCTACGTCAAAGCCGATGAAACCCCCATCGACTACCTCAGCCCCGGACACGGCAGTACAAGAAAAGGCTACCTCTGGCTCTACCAGAACCCCGCGCACAACACCATCGTCTACGACTGGCAGACAGGCCGCGACTCCAGCTGCCTCGCCGCCATCCTCGGAAACGCATACGAAGAAGATACTTTCCGGGGCATCCTCCAGAGCGACGGCCACGGTGCCTACAACAAATGGGCCGGCGACAACGAAGGCATCACCCAGTCGGGGTGCTGGACACACGCCCGTCGCAAATTTTACGACAACTGGAGGAAGACCCCTGCTTGCGGCAAAGATCCTGCGCCTCATCCAGCAACTCTACCGGATCGAGGAAAATATAAGGACTCGGCTCCTGAAGTCCGCAAATACTACCGACGACGGCAAAGCCGCCTGATCACCAAACGCCTCCACCACCTCATCACCAAAGTTAAAAACAAACACCTGCCCAAAAGCGGCCTGGGTGGGGCGGCGGCGTATGCACTGAACCAGTGGAGCAAACTCATCGTCTACCTTCACCACGGGGAGGTTCACATCGACAACAACTCCGTCGAACGCGGCGTGCGTCCCACAAAAATAGGCATCAAGAACTGGCTCTTCATCGGAGGCGGGGAAACCGGCTGGCGCAGTGCCGTGCTCTACACCATGGTGGAGAACTGCCGCATCCTCGGCAAAGACCCCTACGCGCATTTGAAATGGGTCTTTGAAAAACTCCTGACCATGACCAACCAGGACGACCTGCACAAACTGCTCCCCGCTGCGTGGGTGAAGACACTGGACGAAGAAAAAGAAGCAGCAGCTTGA
- the mutL gene encoding DNA mismatch repair endonuclease MutL, whose product MPKIRVLDDILASQVAAGEVVERPASVVKELVENSLDAGARHITVEIQRGGAALVRVTDDACGMSREDALLSLERHATSKLQDSEGLATILTLGFRGEAVPSIASVSRFRICTREKGSVAGTEIVVDGGTLKDVRDAGVPEGTTVEAKQIFFNVPARRKFLRAETTESAHVEHQVRLHALASPGVRFTMVRDGRTVFDLAGTKDWRVRISGLAGSDAAGKLIEVPDTEGRGMMLKGYLLPAEYARKGRRQQFVFLNGRPIEDAAVSRAIRDGYRGAIADGSYPAAWLWLEMDPALVDVNVHPAKREVRFHRPHEVRALVASAVEQALQPKPPKPVAPVEHQNQTPPPFSPFPPVPPQPDPVFQGRRADGGDVGKPPPYHPPAPFSPASAPRPFPHKTERQEDLANQSGRKWVERPAFNLIGPLHDRYIVLEGEQGVVLLDPVAARERVVYEQLLNRGGHSEHGGGIDSQGLLVPELLELEALDADLVMRHSDHFADAGMTVESFGGSTVKVSSLPGFLKVSDVRGFLLELVDELHETAGTRKGKAMAYEAFAAGLARRIGRREPCRVDHAEALLASMFACDLPYCTPDGRPTLIHISLNELDRKFGK is encoded by the coding sequence GTGCCCAAGATCCGCGTTCTCGATGACATCCTCGCCAGCCAGGTGGCGGCCGGGGAAGTTGTTGAGCGCCCGGCCAGTGTGGTGAAGGAACTGGTGGAAAATAGCCTTGATGCCGGTGCCCGGCACATCACCGTGGAGATCCAGCGCGGCGGGGCGGCCCTGGTGCGCGTCACCGATGATGCCTGCGGCATGAGCCGCGAGGACGCCCTGCTCTCGCTCGAACGCCACGCAACCAGCAAGTTGCAAGATAGTGAGGGCTTGGCGACAATCCTTACCCTGGGCTTCCGTGGTGAGGCGGTTCCCAGTATTGCCAGTGTCTCCAGGTTCCGTATTTGCACGCGGGAAAAAGGCAGTGTGGCCGGTACGGAAATCGTCGTTGATGGTGGCACCCTCAAGGACGTCCGCGATGCCGGTGTGCCCGAGGGAACCACCGTGGAGGCGAAACAAATCTTTTTCAACGTCCCGGCCCGACGCAAGTTTCTCCGCGCCGAGACCACGGAGTCCGCCCACGTCGAGCACCAGGTCAGGCTTCATGCGTTGGCGTCTCCCGGGGTTCGCTTCACGATGGTCAGGGACGGTCGCACTGTGTTTGATCTGGCGGGCACCAAGGACTGGCGCGTGCGGATCTCCGGTCTGGCCGGCTCTGATGCAGCGGGGAAACTGATCGAGGTTCCGGATACTGAGGGTAGGGGAATGATGCTCAAAGGTTACCTGCTTCCAGCCGAATACGCGCGTAAGGGGCGCCGACAGCAGTTTGTGTTCCTCAACGGACGGCCCATCGAGGATGCTGCCGTGTCACGCGCCATCCGGGACGGCTATCGTGGTGCGATTGCGGATGGCTCTTATCCCGCCGCTTGGCTATGGCTGGAAATGGACCCCGCATTGGTGGATGTCAATGTGCACCCTGCCAAACGTGAGGTGCGCTTTCATCGCCCCCATGAAGTTCGTGCTCTGGTGGCGAGTGCCGTCGAGCAGGCTCTGCAGCCAAAGCCACCCAAGCCGGTGGCTCCTGTTGAGCACCAAAACCAAACTCCCCCCCCTTTTTCCCCTTTTCCCCCTGTCCCACCCCAGCCTGATCCTGTGTTTCAAGGTAGGCGTGCTGATGGGGGGGATGTCGGGAAACCGCCCCCGTATCATCCACCCGCACCCTTTTCTCCGGCATCCGCCCCCCGCCCATTTCCACACAAAACCGAGCGGCAGGAAGATCTCGCCAACCAATCAGGCCGGAAGTGGGTGGAGAGGCCTGCGTTTAATCTGATAGGCCCCTTGCACGACCGGTATATTGTGCTTGAAGGCGAGCAGGGAGTGGTGCTCCTCGATCCCGTGGCAGCCAGGGAACGCGTGGTCTATGAGCAGCTTCTCAATAGGGGAGGTCATTCAGAACATGGCGGGGGAATCGATTCCCAGGGCTTGCTTGTCCCCGAATTACTGGAGCTGGAAGCACTGGATGCGGATCTTGTGATGCGACATTCGGATCACTTTGCCGATGCCGGTATGACCGTGGAGTCCTTTGGCGGAAGTACGGTCAAGGTAAGCAGCCTGCCAGGCTTTCTCAAAGTCTCTGATGTGAGGGGCTTTCTTCTGGAACTCGTCGATGAGCTTCACGAAACAGCGGGGACCCGCAAGGGAAAGGCGATGGCCTACGAGGCCTTTGCGGCGGGGCTTGCACGGCGTATTGGGCGTAGGGAACCATGCAGGGTTGACCATGCCGAGGCTCTGTTAGCCTCGATGTTCGCCTGTGATCTGCCCTACTGCACCCCGGATGGAAGGCCTACCCTGATCCATATTTCCCTCAACGAACTCGACCGTAAATTCGGCAAGTGA